A region of the Perca flavescens isolate YP-PL-M2 chromosome 15, PFLA_1.0, whole genome shotgun sequence genome:
tgcatgccgTTGTCATGTAAAATCTgaattacttaagtaaagaacAGATGTGAATACAAATAAAGATGTTAATACGAAATAAACCCTCTGTTGTTGCGGCAATGGTTAAAGACACAGTCTGTGAGACTGTGACAAACAGCAATCATAAAAATAAGACTGATCTTATGATATTTCTGTCTGGATGAAACAGTCATTAAAAGAACACAGCATTCACTTCTAATTGCatcagggtacgaatagcatacattgatatttgtaccagacggggtattaatagaacacattgctgtgtgcaccggggTACGAATAGcgttcatttctaattgcaccagggtatgAATAgtatacactgctaattgtaccaggggtgcaaatagcctcacacTTTTGGAATTCATGTTGAAAATTATGGAATTTTAACTTGTTTTCATGTGCATTCATGAGGCATGTTGAATTGATTATTACTCAAAATTGACACCTATGCAAAAACAGTATAATTACAGAGAGAATTATGAATGACTTAAAATTAATAGTTTTATTGAATGTATTTAACAATATTATTGCAGAGGGAGTGCTGTGATTTATTGCTTAGTGGAAACAAAAGCAACATGTCATCATCTTCCGGAAACCACAGAAAAAGGCACgcactctcttcttcttcttcttcttatcaCAGTCCTGAACCAGGAAGTCCTGTGTCTCATATACTTCCACTTCCTCCTGCTGCAGTACAAGGTTGTGCTCTTTATTGTATGTGTCCTCTGTCGCATCATTTGGGAAAGTGTCAACCTCTTCATCCAGATCGATGCGTGGAGAAGCCTCCCTCTCATCCACGAGTCCCCCTTCCAGCTCCTCCAAAGGAGAGACGTCCAGAGAAGCCTCCCTCTTCTCCAGGTGTCCATCTTCCAGTCGAAGTTGAGCCTGGCTGGATGCATCCATCTGCTCGTCATTGGCCATACTCTGGACGACAGAGTCCTGAACCAGGGTTGCCTCTTTTCTGTACGTGTCCTCTGTAACATCTTTTGGTATAAAGTCTACCTCTTTATCCAGAGCAACCCATGGAGAagcctccctctcctccacagGTCCCTCTTCCAGCTGAAAGTGAGCCTGGATGGATGCATCAGTCTGCATTTCACGGTCCATATCCTGAATGGCAGAGATGACGCCCTCTGTAGCACTGTAATAGCTTTCATCATAGTCCATCAGCTTGAAGGACTTGGAGCACCTGTCGAACCTGTTAGAGATGACTTCGACCATGGATTGAGCTTCTTCGGTGCAGACACGGAGCAGAAGGGTTTCAGAAACCCTTCCAAGCCGAGAGAGGCAGGGAAATGCTGAGTTAGTCAGCAGTTTGCCAATCGCAGCACTGGCGGCTTCATTCTTGTTTTCCCGCTCTGGTTCTTCCAGGAGAAACTTAAGAGCAGTGTCCACCACCTCTGGTAACAGCGCCGCAGCACTCTGTTCCAGCTCCAAGAGCTCTGCTGGTTTGGCGTCCCCTGTATAGAGCGGGCCGCTGGCGATCTGAATGCCACCAAAGATGTCAAGCAGCTTGCTGTGCAGGGCTGAAAGGCAGGTTTGCGCATCCTTTTCTGCTTTCGGGTGGACGACTGAGACAAGCATCTGAAGGCCCTCCAGTGTGACCTTCCTGCTGAACAGCTGGGAAAGACACCGTTCTTTGTCCAGCTCTTCCAGGAGCTCTTCTTCCATCTGACCAAGACAGAAGAGTCTCGCCGTGGTCCAGGCCTGTCAACACCGTTCTTTAGTTAGTCTCAACAGGACTGTTAGCTGACTCAATTTAAactatttaacatttaaatatcgCTCTCAAGTCTGAAGATCCTCTATATTGTACTCACCACTTCAGCTATGAACACATGATCAATCTCTCTCCTGTCAATTATTTCCTGAAACctgtcaaaaacaaaaagagtgtGTTATTTCTAcaactttaaaacatttttaaaatccttctaatGTAATTTTCCATATGGGTCGCATCAATAATGACTTTGACTCACTCCTCCAGGAAGCTTCTTCCTGTCAGCAGCCAGGACTTCATGTCTCCGACTGATAAATAATCAGGAAGTTGATCCTGCTGCTTCATGAGCAGAAACTGCCTCAGCATCATTTTCTGCAACACAGATTGAGTACCGCACAGTTTGAAGCAGCTCACAGATACACCATCATTATACAATGTAACATAAATATGAACAGTGCACctttacatttacacaaacttaAAACTCACTTCTGCTTTGTAGCGGTGTCGCTCTTCCTCTGAGAAAGAGGACGGTCTCATTCTTTGGATTTGTTCAACAATGACGCGGGTGTCCATTTTGAAGAGAAGTCAAGTTCGGAACGAGAGAAAACCAGTAAACGGGTTTGTTGAACGCAGTGAACGAATACGTCTTATTAGAGGGGTTGTATAGCTGAGCAGTCCAGATACCAAATAAGAGAGATTCTCGAGTCTAGCTGAACCTGAAGCTCCAGGAGAACAGAATGTACAACTATGACATCAACATCATCGTAATAGTGAAGGTTCTGTCATAGAATCCAATATGCAAATTAGAGAACCAAAAACCTAAATGAGTGtagaattatattttattaaataccATGTATTTACTTTTAAATAAGCATCTAATTTAATAGTATACAGCGTTAACATCTTCAttgccacatactgtatgtccactGATTGAAAActgaattaattattttctgtttataaatTAATGTTGgaatatataacattatatatacagtatatatatatacatat
Encoded here:
- the LOC114570313 gene encoding uncharacterized protein LOC114570313, which gives rise to MDTRVIVEQIQRMRPSSFSEEERHRYKAEKMMLRQFLLMKQQDQLPDYLSVGDMKSWLLTGRSFLEEFQEIIDRREIDHVFIAEVAWTTARLFCLGQMEEELLEELDKERCLSQLFSRKVTLEGLQMLVSVVHPKAEKDAQTCLSALHSKLLDIFGGIQIASGPLYTGDAKPAELLELEQSAAALLPEVVDTALKFLLEEPERENKNEAASAAIGKLLTNSAFPCLSRLGRVSETLLLRVCTEEAQSMVEVISNRFDRCSKSFKLMDYDESYYSATEGVISAIQDMDREMQTDASIQAHFQLEEGPVEEREASPWVALDKEVDFIPKDVTEDTYRKEATLVQDSVVQSMANDEQMDASSQAQLRLEDGHLEKREASLDVSPLEELEGGLVDEREASPRIDLDEEVDTFPNDATEDTYNKEHNLVLQQEEVEVYETQDFLVQDCDKKKKKKRVRAFFCGFRKMMTCCFCFH